A window of Macrotis lagotis isolate mMagLag1 chromosome 1, bilby.v1.9.chrom.fasta, whole genome shotgun sequence genomic DNA:
agagacagtgtgtgagagagacagagacagagagacagagagagtaagagagacagagagtgagagagacagagacagtgtgtgtgtgtgagagagagacagagacagtgtgtgtgtgagagagagacaaagagagacagagagagagactgtgtgtgttagagagagagacaaagagagagagagacagagacagagagacaaagagagagagacagtgtgtgtgagagagagacaaagagagagacagagagagacagagacaaagagagagagagacagagagagtaagagagacagagtgagagagagagacagtgtgtgtgagagagagacaaagagagagacagagagagacagagacaaagagagagagagacagagagagtaagagagacagagacagtgtgtgtgtgagagagagacagagagtgtgtgtgagagagagacagagagagagacagagacaaagagagagacagagtgtgtgtgagagagacagagagagacagagagagacaaagagagagacagatagagagacagagacaatgtgtgtgtgtgagagagacagagagagatgaagagagagagacagagagagtgagagagacagagaaagtgtgtgtgtgtgagagagagacagagacagtgtgtgtgagagagagacagagagacaaagagagagacagagacggagagagagagacagagagagtaagagagacagagagagtgagagagacagagagtgtgtgagagagagagacagagacagtgtgtgagagagagacaaagagacagagagtgaaagagacagagagacaagagagagacagagagtaagagagatagagacagtgtgtgtgtgagagagagacagagagtgtgtgtgtgagagacagagagagacaaagagatagacagatagagacagagacaatgtgtgagagagagacagagagatgaagagagagaaagagagacagagaaagtgtgtgtgtgagagagagacagagagacaaagagagagagacagagatggagagagagagacagagagagtaagagagacagagagagtgagagagacagagtgtgtgtgagagagagacagagactgtgtgagagagagagacaaagagacagagagtgaaagagacagagagagagagacagtgtgtgtgtaagagagagagacagagaaagacagagagacaaagagagagacagagagtaagagacagagagtgagagagacagagacagtgttgtgagagagagacagagacagtgtgtgtgagagacagagacagagaaacagagagacaaagagagagacagagagagagacaaagagatagagagagagacagagagatagagacagaagagtaacagagacagagagagagacagagagagagacagagataaagagagagacagaaacaaagagagagacagagagagtaacagagacagagagtgagagagacagagatagtgcgtgtgtgtgagagagagagacaaagagagacagagagtaacagagacagtgtgtgtgtaagagagagacagagacagagacagagagatggagagagagacagagagagtgagagagacagagacagtgtgtgtgagagagagagagagagagagagagagagagagagagagacagagagagacagagagagacagagagagaaagacagagagagtaacagagatagagagacagagagagagtaacagagacagagagagtgagagagacagagagacagagacaaagagagagacagagacagtgtttgtgtgagagagacaaagagagagagacagagagagacagagagagagacagagacagagagagtgagagagagtgagagagacagagacagagagagtgagagagacagagacagtgtgtgtgagagagacagacagagagacaaagagggagagagagacagaagacagagagacagacagagagacagagagagacagagagagacagagagagaggggggggggagagggagagagagagagacagagcgagCAGCCTGAGTGCCCAGCAGCAGCCACAGAGCTTGGAGGGGAGACGCTTCTAGGCTGGAGAGCTGCTGAGGGCCTGGGAGCACAGCACCCAGGGGACAGGTGAGGACACTAAGGTAGACAGAACCTCCGATGGGGAGGTGAAGCCAGGCCTCCAAGGCCTCTGGACCAGGACCTTACCTGCTCCATCTCTCCAGCCTCTCTGAGAAACTCAAGCAGAGGCCACCTGAGCTCCCAGGCCAGTCCAGCCTTTGGCCTCAGCTTCCTGAATACCGCTGAAGCTGTTAGCCCTGGTGAACCGCACCCTGCTGGCCCTTCTTCCCAGCTACTCTTTATAGAAGTATACAGTAAGTGCTTAGTTATGCATCAAATGGAATGGAAATTGTTGAACTGCCTATGGGCTTCTCCAATTGGATGTCATGTTTCTCAGTCAATAAACTTGGATGAAACCCCTTAAGCTGTCattatttcacacacacacacacacacacacacacacacacacacacacacacacacacaccttgccCTCTCCCAGCTTCTCTCCTGCTTCTGAGGGCCTCACACCCACATCTAGGAGTCATCCCGAACCCCTCCCTCTCTcgttcaccccccccccatatcctGGCTGTTGCCAAGGTCTGATGATCTTGCCTCTGCATCGCCTCTCAAATGCACCCCTTCTCTCCTCAGATGCTGCCCCCACCTGgtacaggccctcatcacctcacacctggccTATGGCAATAGGTGCTGGGAGGTCTGCCTGCCTCCATTCTCTCCCATTCCAATCTATCCCCCAGCCACTGGTGGTTTTCCTCAAGCACAAATCCAACCATGTCACTCCCTCCTCTCTAAACTGCTGTGGCTCCTTTTGCCTCCCCAAACAAATACACAACGCTCTGTTTGGCATTCCAGCTCCTCACACCTGGCTCCCCAGTGGGCACTCCTCCATTTGGTGACACTGGTCTCCCGGGGAGTCCCGGAGCAGGACACACTCTTCCCACTTTCTGCATCTTCACTGGCGGTGACATTGCCTACATTTCCCTGCTGCCTGGAATGTGCCCACTCCCTGGCTCTCTCTCCCTTGATGCTGGGCCCTTCCTTCCAGCCATATGGCCAGTTGACCCTGGAAGGATCTTGGCGCTACATACTGGATGGCAACTTGTCTCCCCCTTTATACCTTACTCCTCAAGGGCTGGCCTTGTTCCCCATTCCAGTGGGGGTCTCCATAGACTTCTTGGTCCTGGTCCCCAGGTGCCATTGGTGATCTCATGCTCACCCATCGCTCAGAGCTTAGTTTTCAGAGTTCCAACTTTGAAGCAGACAAATGAGGTGCCAGGCCTTGGGGTAGTCAGACATCTATCTGCCTGCAGGGGGGGGCAGGCTCAGAGAAATAAGCTGGAGACAGACACCATCCCCAGACTCTCCCTCTCCACCCAATTGACAAAGTGAGGCTTGGACCATGTCACCCACTGCTCTGCAGTCTTCTCTAGCTCCCAATTTAAAGAAACCAAaagaccaatttaaaaaaaaaaaaaaggagtttcctcatatttcccagtgagggaaggaagataaagggagggagggagtttgCAAGAAATGCCCCCTCCCAACAACCTCCTCTGGCCTCCACAGATGACACTGGTCTGGTCAGGGTGAGAGACCCACGGTGTGTGTTTATTGTGGTGTTAGCAGCAGCAGTGAGGGAGCCGGAGACACAGAACAAGACACAGGAGGAAGGGGACGGGAGGAGGCCAGCCCAGACATTTCCAGGCTCAGACACCAGACAGGCCTGCCTGCAGGGAGGGCTGCGACATTCACACAGGCCGGGAGGGACACAGGGAGAGGTACTGGGCTGGGGAAGTCCATGGTAGACATTCACAACAGGACGCAGAGGAGAGGAAGTGACCACAGTTCCTGGATGAATCCTGGGAGTGGGGAGGCAGACAGAGGGGAGGGGGGGCCCCCGGGCCCCTCAACATGCACAGTCCCTCCTTGAGAGGAGAGCCCAAGGATGGGGTGGACAGACACAGTGGGCTTGGGGGCCAGGACCCCCCCATACATGGCCCAGACCCTCAGGTCTTGGCCTCCTCGGAGCCCCAAATCCCTGGCTGGGAGGAAGGGGTAGAGGGATGGGTCGAGCAGCCTGgagcctccctccctccccagcaTTGGACAGCAAGTCCATATGGCTTTGAGGAGATGAATTCTCTGTGGGGGGGGCATGAGAGCCTAGAGGGCCAGACCTGGTGGAGAGAGGTGAAGCAGAGGCTGGTCAGTCACTCACCATGTGCCAAGCACCCCACCCCCTAAagtcctctctcttctcttcccttccctcctgactcccctctctcctccccattctttcctggctcccctttccccctccaccCTGGGTCCCCTCAGCCCACCctactccccctttccccccttcttcctgactcccctctcccccactcccTCCTGATTCCCCTTTCCCCGCTTCCTCCTGACTCCTCTCCCCACTCTCTCTTggttcccctctcccttccccacatCTCCTGGCTCCCCCTGTCTCTCCTGGGCCCAGGGGTTTTCTATGTGGGGTCTCACACATGTCCCCAGGTGCCATTGGTGATCTGCTCACCCATCACTCGGAGCTTTCCCTCTCACTCAGTCCCTTAGTCCCCTTGGTAAAGCTGGTAAGGGTCTTCTCCTGGAAATGAAAATCCAAATGAGTATTTTGAATTAAGAGGCACCAAGTATGGTCCTGGGAGGAGAGCTGTCCGGGGTCATAGAGACCTGGCTAGTCCATGGGTGACTGACCTGGGTGAGGTCACAGGCAACTGGCTTAAAGCTTTTGGCAAATCTTTGAATTCAGAATGCTCCTGAGGGGATGCCGGCAAAAATGGTGGAGCCAATCGTCCTCTGATTGAATTTCAGACCCCACCCACAATTTATTCATTTAGAGCAGTCTAGTTGTTATTAAGAAGCTTGGCCTTTTAGCTGTCTCCTTGTTTCTAAGCTTCATTCCACCCAAAAGCTGTCTGAGAGACCTTCCACGGATGAGGAAAGTGGCCAGGGAGAGGTTGTGATGTGGGGCCAACCTCAGGTAAGTTTGGCAGGCCAGGGAGGGAAACAGAAGGAAATGGGAGCTGTCCTTGGTAGAGTGGTGGGACAAGAGTAGGGCAGTGAGCAGGCCAGGTGAGGCCCTCCTCACCTCTCCCAGTACCCCCCCCCATGACCCAGGCCCCACCTCTACCAGCTGATGCCAATATTCCACAGGCTTTCGGGGATTGGCCAACATTTCTGCCCAGTGTTCTCGGCCGTGGGCATCAGCTGCATCTGCCCCCACTCGGCAGACCCCAATGACCTCATTGTGACCAATGCTTTGATAGAAGTGTGAGAAGGGGAGAAGGCCggaatgagggagagagaagagaagagcgCCCATCAGTGCATGGTCCTAGTTGGGCATGGGGCCCATCAGTGCCAAGCCTCCCTCCATCCCAACTTGTCCCAGGACCCCCATGCCAACTCTAGTCCAGGCCCCATTGGCCCCTGGTCCCCAAAGTTCTGGCCCAAGCCCCATTAGACCCATGTCCTCCATCCCCATTCCAAGCTGGGCTTACCAGTCATAGTCCACCACAGCAATACTCAGTCCCACTGCCTCCACACTCTCAGGGGCCACATCAAACACCAGGGCTTCATTGTATGTGGGGTTCAGTGTGTTCTTCTTAATGGAGGTCTTGCGTTTCTTTAGCCTCCGCCCCTCCGAAATCAGGGAGGCCTTCACGTAGGGGTCTGGCCGTGGAAGGAGGGAGCAGGGAGAGCAGAGCCTCAGCCCCTCTCCGGAGCCCTGAGGCCCCAGGCCTCAGCCAGACAGCCTTCTAGGGCTCTCAGCTCTTGCCTATAGGGACTTGGGTGGCCAATCCCTTTGTGCTGGGGTCTTCTTGGGTCCTGGTTTCCAAACCCTTTCTGACACTTAGTTTCCCAAGGATCCGGGTGCCCATGCTCCTTGCCCTTCTCTCTGGGATCCAAACATGGCTTCTAGGTTTCCTCCTGAAATCCTTAGGGGACCAGGTGTCTGCCACCCCCAAATAGGGGCTCCCAGGGCCCTTTCATTCAGGCTCCTCCCCCTCTAGGGGAGGCCCTTCCAGGCAGCTGGGGGTGAGGAGAGCTGGGCAGTCCTCTTCCAGTACCTGAGAAGCCTGTGAGATCCATTGCTTTGAGGTTGGAGGCTTTGATGATGGTCACAGTCAGACGCCCGGCCGTGGGGAGGTAGCACAGGGAGAAGTTCAGCTCCCCAAGGTCAGCTTTCTCCTgggagggacagagggagagtgAGGAGATGCAATCAGTGGACTGGCCTCAGCCAGCTCTCACATCCCCTTACCTCAACTGCTTACCCCTGTCTGTGACATGGTGACATAGACTAAGAGGTGACTCTTTGGTGTGACCCATCCTCCAAGGAGCCCCAAGGAGGGTGGAGTCCCTCCTACAACCCCTACCCCCCAGGGGCAGAGTGGACCTCTTCCAGGTCCCTTCTTCCGGATGGTGGAGAATGTCCCTATGGAGGGTGGGTGGATCTTCCCAGCACACCGCCCATCCTCCAGCACTCTCAGACGCAGGTCTTTCTCTCCACTCCCAAAGCCCTCATCTCCCCTGGCCCAAGCTCCTGCCTCACATCCCTCCCCACACCAGTCCATCTTCTGTAGAGCTTCTAAAGTCATTTTCCTCTGATGCTCCTCAGCTCCTTCCAAACTCTCACCTATAGCCTCCAGTCCTGGTCTTCATATCCATTAATCCCCTTCATCCCTCTAAAGTCTATCCAGACTGGTCTTTCTGCCTGTGATACCTCATCTCCTGTCTTTGCACTTTTGCACCTTTGCACAGGTGGTCCTCCAAACCaccttcatctctgcctcttagcaCCTATGACTGCCTTCAAAGGCAGCCCAAAAGACACCTTCTATCCTACCCAAGACCTTTGCCAGTTCCCCCTCCCAAAATGAACTAGCTAGAATCTACTCTGGGCATATTTATCCCTGGatagaatgggagctccttgagatcaggaactGACCTGCTTTTTGCCCTTGCATCCCCAACCCTGAGGAGAATGCCCATGTGCTGATGGGTCTTAGTGGAAGGCTATTGGTGATGGAGCTGTTCTGGGTGAATACAAGGGTCCCAGGACAGCTGGGTCTTCTCTTTACTTctccttgggggagggggggggattCTTCGACTATTCTCTCCTCATGTCTCTGCAGCCCATCTCTTTCCAGTCCTCACTCTCTgtagctctctctgtctctctcttgctctctctcccagctatctatgtctttctcctctttcttcccatcttccctcccttcctccactcCTCTCCATGGCCCATCTTCTCCATCTCAGTTCCTGTCTTTGCTTTCTGAATGCTCTTAGGTTTCGATCCATTTAACATCCTGACTCAGTGCCAGGCCTGGTAAAGCTGTGgccacagcccccccccccagggacccGTCAAACCCCATTTGTTCTTCAGGGAAGATGGGAAGAGCAGCCAAGTCTGATGGggtgagaggaggggaggggaaggtgaAGGGAGGCGAGagaaagcagagacagagaggggtAGAGGcaggaacagagacagagaagtcaGAGTCATAGACAAATGAAGGGGAACAGTGAGTCaaggagagtcagagagagataagctgagagtaaaaaagaaagactatccAGAAacaatgagagaaagagaagggtcCTGAGCAGGGCAGGAGAAGGCTTCAGGAGCTCCAGAAccagctgaggggagggggtgggggagagatgAGAGGGCTCAGAGGAGGAGATAAGAGAATCAAGGAAGAGGACTCCCTTATGGGTCTGCACATCAGGGCCAAGGGGCCGTCTACCTGTCTTGGGGCATCTGGTAAGACATGCAGGATTTCAAAGTCAGGAGCATTCAGGATTTTTAGTATGAGCCCTTGGAGATGACCAAGCTTtttgacagataaggaagctgaggtctAGAGACAGGAAGGGCCTTGGAGACTGTCCAAGCTGGGATTCAAggccaggtcttctgattccatcTTTTGAGCATCACACCAACATTTTCAGAGGCTGAGGTCAGGATgcccagagggagggagaggaaccTGGGTGTGAGGGATTGGGGGAAATCCAGAGAGCAAGAATCTGGGAAATGAGTGGTGGTCAGATCATGAGGACTTGGGTTGAagatgggaaggggaggggagctGTGGAGAAGTCAGAAGCTCAGGGTGTAGGGGAAGGGAACATCAGAACATCTGGGGGTCCAAAAGGCAGCAAGAAGGGGTCAGGCTGCCAGGCAGTCAAGCCTGGAATGGGTGAGGCCCTGGGGGTCAGAATGTCAAGGGGCTGGAATCAGAAGAGCTGGGAGTTGTGATATCAGGAAGACAACACTTCTGGCAGTGTAGAGGCCAAAAGGGGGAGACTGGGCTTGGAATGGGGGGAGAAATCAGGATATTGGGGAATCAGCTCATCTGACCAGAGTTGAAACCTTGCAAACATGGACTATTGTGGGGGTCAAGGAGTCCAAAGATCAAGACCAGGACAACTTAAGGGCCTGGAGGTTAGGAGGTCAAATGTCAGGAAGTCAAGAGATTCAGAGGTGAGGACCATGAGGACTGGGGATCTGGAAATTGAGAGATCAAGGTCAGAGTGATGGGTTCAAGTAGGGGGACTGACCGAGCCGCCTTCAATGATGTCTCTCCAGAGTGGGCGATCAGGGGGCTGCTCTGCCAGTTCCAGAAGGTTGTCCAGCACCACTTGGCCAATAAGGTCATGTCTTGAGAATCGGTCAAAGTCATAGATGCTAAAGTGCAGCTTCCTCTGGGCCAGCTCTGCTAGCGGCACGGAAAATTGGAAAGTCTCGTTGAACACAGGGTTCAGAGTCTTCCTGTGCACCTGGGGATGGGGAATAGGGGATGGCATTTCAGGATCCAAGCATCCAGTCCTCTGGCCTTCTTGAAGACTCAGAGATTCAGGTCCTGTAGGCTGACCTCTTTTGGAGACCAAACCTCCCAGAACCCAGACTCCCAGCCCCTATCTTCCTCAAGAATCCAAACGTGGTTGTCTTTATAACCCAATCAGCTACAATATTAGGCTCATGTTTCTATTACACTTTAGCACTAGAGGTAAGCATTTGTAGTCaggatttcatttgatcctcacaacactctCTGAGGTAGGTACAAGTATTGTCtccatttggcagatgaggaaagagtAGTCAGATGATCATACAGCtcatgtctgagatgggatttgaacccaggtcttccagacaCCAAGTTCCACTCTCTCCCCACTGCCCTAAACTTCCTAACTTTTGAAGCCTCAGATATCCAATGCCCGGTCTTCTACCTCTTCAGGTCTCGATTATGAGAGCCTAGTACCCGCCATCCTTCAGAGAACCATGCCTCCCCCTGCTTCCAGTGCCCATGGGACACTTGCCTTATCACCCCTCCTTCCACCAGCCCTTCCTCCATCACCCCTTCCTCCAACCCTCTCTCTATCACCCCTCAGCCTCTGCCCACTTGGCAACCCAAGTCCCTCTCTCCTTGGGGAACCCATCGTCCCAAACCAGACCTTGGTCTGAAATTTTTTCTTGCGGTCTGGTAGCAGGTAGATCTTGACATAGGGATCAGAGAAGCCATTGGAGTCTTTGGCTGGCAGGTCAAGGGCCTGGAGGACCCGGACGACCAATTGGTCAGAGCCGTAGAGATAGCGCAGGGCGAAGCTGAAGCGGCCGGCCCCTGGCCCCCCACTGGGCCCAGCCCCTGCCcgccggcccccggccccggcccctgcCCCCTGGTACAACTCAGGCTGGATCTGCCCAATGAGCCTGGCCTTCTCCTCGCCTGCAGGCAGGGGGAGAGGCAGGGCTGGAGCTGGGGGTCTATCCTCAGGCTCAGTCAGGCTCGGAGCTGGGGGCTGGGGAGTCAGGGGCTGCTGAGTGAGGGGCCGGGGAAGAGCTGGATACCTGTTGGGGGGGGAAGGCAGAGAAAGGGTCAGGGAGAGTGTGACCACTTGACCATCATCCCCACCCTGCAATTGGGGAGGTCTCAATTCAGAGACCCATGGGGTCTGAGAGACCTAGGGGGGCAGAGAGACTCAGGGGGCCAGGGGCTGGCCAGGATAGAGGGGCAAAGGCAAGCAGACAAATCCATAAAGAATCAGCAAACAGAAAGAGGGACCCAAACACATAAAGAGACAGAAATACAAGGAGGTGAAACAGACCCTGGTAAAGAGTAATTTCAACAGGTAGAGA
This region includes:
- the SYT3 gene encoding synaptotagmin-3, whose amino-acid sequence is MRTRTGHLAIMSGDYEDDLCHRALTLVSDLCSRLHDADEKCQEFWRMRGYPRPSDADISVSLLSVIVTFCGIVLLGVSLFVSWKLCWVPWRDKGGSAPGGGPLRKDPGAGLAGLVGGGAGHHLGPGLGGPHHLLGGPHHHPPFSELLEPGGVGGPDPPEPSYLDMDSYPDAAAAAAAVAAGVKPSQTSPELPAEGSAGTGGGLLLVPPGGGGLPSAQSHQQVTSLAPPTRYPALPRPLTQQPLTPQPPAPSLTEPEDRPPAPALPLPLPAGEEKARLIGQIQPELYQGAGAGAGGRRAGAGPSGGPGAGRFSFALRYLYGSDQLVVRVLQALDLPAKDSNGFSDPYVKIYLLPDRKKKFQTKVHRKTLNPVFNETFQFSVPLAELAQRKLHFSIYDFDRFSRHDLIGQVVLDNLLELAEQPPDRPLWRDIIEGGSEKADLGELNFSLCYLPTAGRLTVTIIKASNLKAMDLTGFSDPYVKASLISEGRRLKKRKTSIKKNTLNPTYNEALVFDVAPESVEAVGLSIAVVDYDCIGHNEVIGVCRVGADAADAHGREHWAEMLANPRKPVEYWHQLVEEKTLTSFTKGTKGLSERESSE